The following proteins are encoded in a genomic region of Acidobacteriota bacterium:
- a CDS encoding permease produces the protein MSEALSLPSYKQEAPAAGLRPRTVLLHLLALAAWVGAYVVNGDVSRFVTTRLLGLTPGTHLGAAVEFFVFEVPKVLLLLTLVVFVVGIVRSFFTPERTRTLLAGRRETAGNALASLLGVVTPFCSCSAVPMFIGFVTAGVPLGVTFSFLVAAPMVNEIALALLFGLFGWKVAGLYLGTGLLIAFASGWVIGRLKLEGWVEPWVYKTRGFVGETAGEKPGWEQRLAIGRGEVREIVGKVWLYVIAGIAVGAGIHGWVPENFMASIMGKGAWWSVPLAVLIGIPMYSNAAGILPVVQALLGKGAALGTVLAFMMSVIALSLPEMVILRKVLTPRLIAVFVGVVGTGILLVGYLFNALL, from the coding sequence TCTTGGCTCTCGCCGCCTGGGTGGGCGCCTATGTCGTGAACGGGGACGTCTCGCGGTTCGTCACGACCCGTCTCCTCGGCCTCACGCCCGGGACGCATCTCGGCGCGGCGGTGGAGTTCTTCGTCTTCGAGGTGCCGAAGGTCCTTCTCCTCCTCACGCTCGTCGTCTTCGTCGTAGGCATCGTGAGGAGCTTCTTCACGCCGGAGAGGACGCGGACGCTTCTGGCCGGGCGGCGGGAGACCGCCGGGAACGCTCTCGCGTCGCTCCTCGGCGTCGTCACGCCGTTCTGCTCGTGCTCGGCGGTCCCGATGTTCATCGGCTTCGTGACGGCCGGCGTGCCGCTCGGCGTGACGTTCTCGTTCCTCGTGGCAGCGCCCATGGTCAACGAAATCGCGCTCGCGCTCCTCTTCGGTCTCTTCGGCTGGAAGGTCGCGGGGCTCTACCTCGGCACCGGCCTCCTGATCGCCTTCGCCTCCGGCTGGGTCATCGGCAGGCTGAAGCTCGAGGGGTGGGTGGAGCCCTGGGTCTACAAGACCCGCGGCTTCGTGGGAGAAACGGCGGGAGAGAAGCCCGGCTGGGAGCAGCGCCTCGCGATCGGACGCGGGGAAGTCCGCGAGATCGTCGGGAAGGTCTGGCTCTATGTCATCGCCGGGATCGCCGTCGGCGCGGGAATCCACGGCTGGGTGCCCGAGAACTTCATGGCGTCGATCATGGGCAAGGGCGCTTGGTGGTCCGTGCCGCTCGCCGTCCTGATCGGGATTCCGATGTACTCGAACGCCGCGGGAATCCTCCCGGTCGTGCAGGCCCTCCTGGGCAAGGGGGCAGCGCTCGGCACTGTTCTCGCGTTCATGATGTCGGTCATCGCTCTGTCGCTCCCGGAGATGGTCATCCTCCGGAAGGTCCTCACGCCGCGCCTCATCGCGGTCTTCGTTGGCGTCGTCGGAACGGGAATCCTCCTCGTCGGGTACCTCTTCAACGCACTTCTCTGA